The DNA region ATGCAGTCCCTGCCAAGGAAGCTGCTTGTTCCGCCATTCGACGTTCAGTGGTCAACAGTAGTGACTCAAGTGTGGGATAAGTAATAGGAGTATCCCGAGCTTGAGCAGCACTCACTGTCATTTCAAATGCAGGTCCTAGATTGTTCAACACAATCTGTACAAGTTCATCATCATAGACAGGTTGCCCGGTTAGGGCTAGGTTATCAGATATCGCATTCATGCGATCCAGGTAATCCGCAACAGAGAGATCACCTTTCTTGGTCTGCAACAATTCATTTCGCAGGAACAAAATTCGATTTTGGGATGTCGAGGCATACCTCTGCTCCAAGGCTTCCCAAGTGGCGCGAGCAGTCCTCTTGCTGGCCACAGTAGACAAGACAGAAGCAGTTAAGGAGCCGTTTATCCAACTAAGGATCGTTTGATCCTGTTGGACCCAAGCAGCATACTGTGGATTGACAGTGGTGATACCAGGCAAGTGTTTTGGAGGACACACCAAGGTACCATCCACATATCCCATCAGATCTCGACTTCGGAGAATTGGGAGAATTTGAGCCAACCACAGTGGGTAGTTGGATCTATCAAGCTTAATATGGACCACTGTGGAGAAAGGATGGAAGGgattggtggtgatggtggactGGGAGGAGGTGCCACTTTCGTCAGCCATGGAAgcgtgagaaaaaaaaataaaacgaagGGTGGATCGAGTCGTTAGACGGTAGGGCTCAATACCATGAAGAATATGGTCTTTACTGATGAATAATCAAGCTTACTCACTACTCTACCTGCTGCAATGGCAGCATAGTTTATATAAGTTTACAAGCAtgcaataaataataataatgtccTTAACCCTTGCTGTACTGACAGCATGGTTTATATACAAGTTTAATACACGCATGCAATAAATAATACAAGTGTCAGAAACCATGTGAAGTATTCCTTCTGTCAGGTTGTACAGCGAGAAGGTGGAGGTTCTGTCGTGGAcctttctttagggtttggagTCACGTGGATTCACGTGGATTCATGACTTCGTCTAACACATAATCCCGTTTTACGCTAAGAAAATGAAAGGCAAACATCAGTTGCATTGAATATACCACCCAGCAGGTACAAGCAAATTATAGCCCTTGTGGCATCCAACCATGCTGGAAGAACTAACTCCGGGATGCAAGGTTCGTTTAAATTGAAAGCACAGAAGAATAATCTCCTAAGCATCTTTTATGGTTACCTGTAAAAGAGCAAGTCTGTCCTTGCTCACACACTCGAATAATACTTGCAAGCAAAATTCTTGGAAATTAATGTCAGTTCTGCGTATGCATTTTAAGACTGGTTATTTCAAAGAAATTATATGGATAATGTCCAATCCTTACCCAATTCCAGACCACATGTTTTAAACTAAACCAAAAGGCTAAAGAGataaatgcaaatacaaaagCAGGTACTTGCCTGCTCTTCCAGGAAGGGTCGCAGCAGGGTTGTGCAAAAGCGAGCAAGCTAGGATCAGATGTGAAGGTACCAACCAACTGGTCAACAGTTACAGAACCAGGTCCATTGTCCCCGCTTGAGCAAGGATCATGTCCTTTTAAACTTGATAAACCAAACACCTGGATCAAGAGCAATTTGGTATCCACTCCGTCACCGAAATAGTTCACTAGCATAAAAACCAGTGGTAGAGAATTTTTCTACCTTATGCATTGCCCGTGATAGCAGTCTTTGACACCCTATGGGATCATCAATGTACGAACAAGCTCCAACCTTTCTTTTTGTACACACAACACCAGAATTAAATGGGCTATTCTTGTCCACAGAGGTCCACCAAGGTTCATCTGTTGAACAAAACATCGCATAACTATGAAATTAAATTAGAGCTGATGGTTTGACTATCAAGAGTTATATTATCAGAAACAGTATAGATTCGCAAAAACAAGCAGAAATTGTTAGTGTTTGTATATTTTGATATGTATTTCAATGGAAGTTCACTGCAATGGTGAAGAAAGTTCTTGGAGAGAAGAAGATGGAAATCGTGTCTCTTCAATTCACAATGCACATATTACATTTTAACCGTTATATGTGGAAAGGAAGGGAGATCCTACACTCACCAACATACAATACAATCTTAACCATTCATTGGTATCATCCTATAAGATGATGTCACTTGTCTTATTCTATTACTTAGGCTAGATACATGATTAAAATGCCATGTGGACTATGATCCAATGACTCCCATTCAAACTgaaacaaaaaacatgaaacATGATCCTTGCTGCCAAACTTCAGCTGAAGGGTTACAAaccaacactcccttctaaccCTTTGGCTGATTTAACTCCAAGTAGCTCCCTTAGATACACAAATCGATCTTTAGGCAAGGCTTTAGTAAGAATATCTGCAATCTGCTCCTCTGTCCAGTAGTACACCAACTCAATTTCTTTGGCTTGAATTGCTTCTCGGATGAAGTGAAATTTCCTGTTGATGTGTCTTGTCTTTTGATGAAAGACTGGATTCTTTGCCATAGCAATGGCTGATGTATTATCACACATGATCTGAGTTCCCTCCACTTGTTCTTCTCCAAAGTCTTCTAGAACAAATCTCAGCCATTTTGCTTGTGATGTAGcttctaggggtgggttcggtttaaatcggttcggttttttgccaaaaccgaaaccaaaccgaaatttcggttcggttcggttcggttcatttttttttcggtttttttcggttcggttttttttcggttcggttttttccggttcagtttcggttttttatttattttttctttcaaaaaatgaaaaacattgaaattttaaattttaacatatccaacacaatcataacataagcattctaactagaatcaaagataatgaaaataaatatttaaagttgaactaaaatcatcaatcaagtcttccaaagccCAAACTAATAACCTCACAAcgcaaaaatcgtacaaatgacttagaaaagttaaattgtatgatgttgttcaaagatcagggttgtttgcttgtaactgcatgttgacaacttgattagtaaaagtaatgcgtgggtggatttatttagtgtgtgtttgattcttttccatcacaaattacccaagtaatctacctgaaataaatgtttatggattctgttacatgttttatgagagtagatttggaaaagaaagctggggcagaagtagacagtgctatggagatggatgtaggtacttcaggatgaggtttggttccggaaccttatatgggggataaataataggttagggtttagagtttttataggcatttttttaatattttgagcttaaagtttgacaacacattgggtttagcacattttaacttacaaattgggtttagaaaataatatccaaaacaaataattaaataaaaaaattaatttaattaattcggtttggttcggtttggttcggtttctagatcactaaaacagaatcgaaccaaaagaattcggttcagttcggttttttcaattcggttcggttttttcgttcggttcggttttttcggtttcggttcggtttggttttcgattttttgaacccacccctagtagCTTCTGCAACACTAACATATTCTGCTTCAGCAGTAGACAATGCCacaatattttgtttgattGAAGCCCATGAGAACATACCAGATCCTAGTGTGAATGCATAACCTGAAGTACTTCTCATATCATCCTCACTTCCAGCCACTGTCACAATAGC from Malus domestica chromosome 01, GDT2T_hap1 includes:
- the LOC139194680 gene encoding uncharacterized protein: MFCSTDEPWWTSVDKNSPFNSGVVCTKRKVGACSYIDDPIGCQRLLSRAMHKVFGLSSLKGHDPCSSGDNGPGSVTVDQLVGTFTSDPSLLAFAQPCCDPSWKSRTDINFQEFCLQVLFECVSKDRLALLQVSICRYTRRLDQWQVKLPVTLSFYVTFLLFVILSLH